From Apis mellifera strain DH4 linkage group LG5, Amel_HAv3.1, whole genome shotgun sequence, the proteins below share one genomic window:
- the LOC409678 gene encoding ankycorbin isoform X4, translating to MDTKTPPIPLKVQEKPKPKHQESVADVSLPPLTPYRNHRQKQKIPGTQWSHNVPSGIRYQDHQKKRPYRVLQIGATPLMHACQQGDRARVLRLLKEQEETIGYRDRTLRSALHYCMDAGTGGAVAAAAPELVNAPDAEGHTPLHLAVIAGDTQLVAVLLANGADVNAKDLEGHSVLHWATVCGEAECVRLVLAAGAHPSTPDLRGGSPLHYAAQCCGAAATAELAVPKKVGLKVLQTLLEFGADVNAKDEDGRQPILWAASAGSVEAVLALARAGGSAAAGAADKDGLTALHCAASRGHARCVEALVNLCGAHPDHVDDNGCSALHYAATLGHADATALILKLGADPNRQDRKGRTPALCAAAKGQLETLKILAQHGGSLYARTVRGTGVAHEAVASGRIELIKWLAKKRPSTLDVATHDGKTPLHVAALHGHLDVCKVLLDNGARINALLRTSKGNLMTALDTALYRGHRDCAKLIQMHGGTTAQKLRMQKTVPNKVFAQKLRMRHMDSSTDTESSPRRRSRSYKLPELYYEEQWIEKRTRRRGNLRKLTRQDSRSFSEEEVRSSKKDHQRRTRSESARYEEEDTDRKLRRKRSKKRSTKSRHDSSESSIESEDNSKKKFDSRKEESKLDKSNGTESRENLKGDEDDESVSDDSLEVVVVRKSLEKKCEKVISGRRSKTPRESSKEMKLTKTHRSTRRRLKSNRSRASDNGESTTDRMHSFEKEQKSKEATVHSRQTPRTSIDEDKENNRENVIECRYRRDVTDSTSQETVERVVVTAMVHKDQGPDTPKSVVETSKEVTFDDRLRTEVIEMEEVSREAGSSKVDDILEQSDESRNNLVQKAANLKKDVEEMRQQGAQEKIQQEDTKQSQEGKKEDEKGIVRDVNKEDVKSDQDKEGLKDEEEIETSLIEGNQEKDESEKGRLDAHETTESENSALDSQKQHEQESKFVSKSDGISSEGKSGENLDKETHSEKTDVSERTLEKDHEESDKTSKSESPVSQKDVRKETTPRTAVEDVLPSEEEEKKSTSEEVRSKSKIKSGTVKRRPSFDDRKSKSSSSKSDESPKKSGGTHRRKEFAKKRESSAKRVSMKITEKMDKEVEKETSEMEEKTEETDVQTKETSSKTSSKESPDRKGQTRRKSVEFSSSKDSALMEDSEDKSLSTDTSTAVKRKMTDEEETVRDLSPTKSNLEVEKEEDETKKVKKHPGQSDLATDRSAIVAVIESPEWDEEDEEEIDKEIRNAIGEDEEHETEPDDNEMGVMRVLPSTSEEETSRIGHEVCRTSATDSLPQVPTRTRLTRVQSPQESRSNRLQGKQRRDSGGRDSGIEPSPRVSRIPRRRIMKCCPNTDKQQTLNMDTITRDVQITLRRYHLERKIFFQLMELKRLQIRHGRANEQVLIKRQVDAFHKAGMSGPTLGVAKYDQPLTFRHFEAFLYDQLRKLQKRPATPDFCTEAKQCTQKTHRCHHATSAYTSFPVYTYLGGGGQEQTDLLPKIESRGKGQMTVEVTHGEEKQIIALPAERLDRSKKYYVTFTVRGEAQQETEKPKSSVGVRRNAKSV from the exons ATGGACACTAAGACTCCACCGATCCCGTTGAAGGTCCAGGAGAAGCCAAAACCGAAGCACCAAGAAAGTGTGGCCGATGTGTCCTTGCCCCCGCTGACACCGTACAGGAATCATCGTCAGAAACAAAAAATCCCTGGAACACAATGGTCGCATAATGTACCAAGTGGTATACGTTATCAGGATCATCAGAAAAAAAGGCCTTACAG AGTGCTTCAAATTGGCGCGACGCCTTTGATGCACGCTTGCCAACAGGGTGACAGAGCAAGAGTTTTGAGATTATTGAAAGAGCAAGAGGAGACTATTGGCTATAGAGATCGCACTCTAAGGAGCGCTTTACATTATTGCATGGATGCTGGAACCGGAGGTGCCGTCGCTGCGGCGGCACCGGAACTGGTGAATGCACCAGACGCAGAAGGACACACGCCTCTTCATCTGGCTGTCATCGCGGGTGACACTCAATTAGTGGCTGTCCTATTGGCGAATGGTGCTGATGTAAATGCCAAGGATCTGGAGGGACACAGTGTTCTTCATTGGGCTACCG TGTGTGGGGAAGCAGAATGTGTTCGTCTGGTATTAGCAGCGGGTGCTCATCCATCGACACCCGATCTACGCGGAGGATCTCCTCTTCATTATGCCGCTCAATGTTGCGGTGCAGCTGCAACTGCTGAGCTTGCTGTACCTAAGAAAGTTGGTTTAAAAGTTCTTCAGACTCTCTTGGAATTCGGTGCCGATGTAAACGCGAAAGACGAGGATGGAAGGCAGCCAATTCTATGGGCAGCAAGTGCTGGAAGTGTGGAAGCTGTGTTGGCATTGGCTAG agCCGGTGGTTCAGCTGCCGCAGGAGCTGCAGACAAAGATGGTCTGACAGCTCTTCATTGCGCTGCTTCAAGAGGTCATGCCAGATGTGTCGAGGCGTTAGTTAATCTCTGTGGTGCTCATCCTGATCACGTAGACGATAATGGATGTTCGGCTCTACATTATGCTGCCACTCTTGGCCACGCTGATGCTAcagcattaattttaaagctaGGAGCTGATCCAAATCGTCAAGATCGAAAGGGTAGAAc accAGCACTTTGCGCAGCAGCCAAGGGCCAATTGGAGACTCTGAAGATACTTGCTCAACACGGCGGCTCTCTTTACGCGAGGACGGTACGTGGTACTGGTGTTGCCCACGAAGCTGTCGCTTCCGGTAGAATCGAGTTGATCAAGTGGTTGGCGAAAAAACGTCCAAGCACTTTGGACGTGGCCACACACGATGGCAAAACACCGTTGCACGTGGCAGCTCTCCATGGACATTTGGACGTGTGTAAGGTCCTTCTGGACAATGGAGCGCGAATCAATGCCCTGCTTCGAACAAGCAAAGGCAATTTGATGACAGCCCTGGATACGGCACTTTACAGAGGGCACAGGGACTGCGCGAAATTGATCCAAATGCACGGTGGTACCACGGCACAGAAATTGAGGATGCAGAAAACTGTACCGAATAAAG tGTTTGCACAGAAATTACGAATGAGGCATATGGATAGCAGTACCGATACAGAAAGCAGTCCTCGTAGGCGAAGTCGTAGCTATAAACTTCCGGAATTATACTACGAGGAGCAATGGATTGAGAAGAGAACACGACGAAGAGGAAATTTGAGGAAATTGACACGTCAGGATAGCCGGAGTTTCAGCGAAGAGGAAGTTCGATCCTCGAAAAAAGATCATCAAAGAAGAACTCGTAGCGAATCAGCACG gtacgaggaggaggatactGATCGaaaattgagaagaaaaagaagtaagAAACGATCAACAAAGTCCAGACACGATTCGAGCGAATCTTCTATAGAATCGGAGGacaattcgaaaaagaaatttgattctCGAAAGGAAGAGAGTAAACTGGATAAGAGTAACGGAACGGAGAGCcgagaaaatttgaaagggGACGAGGATGACGAAAGTGTGAGTGACGACAGCCTagaggtggtggtggtacGAAAATCTTTGGAGAAGAAATGCGAGAAGGTGATATCTGGAAGGAGATCAAAGACGCCGAGGGAAAGTTCGAAAGAGATGAAATTGACGAAGACTCACAGAAGTACCAGAAGAAGATTGAAATCCAACAGGTCAAGAGCATCTGACAACGGTGAGAGTACAACGGACAGAATGcattcgttcgaaaaagaGCAAAAATCGAAAGAGGCCACGGTTCACAGCCGACAAACTCCTAGAACATCGATAGATGAAGATAAAGAGAATAATAGGGAGAATGTTATTGAATGTCGATATCGGAGGGACGTAACCGATAGCACTAGCCAAGAAACGGTTGAACGTGTCGTCGTGACAGCGATGGTCCACAAAGATCAAGGTCCAGACACGCCAAAATCCGTGGTCGAAACGTCGAAGGAAGTCACGTTTGACGATAGATTAAGAACAGAGGTGATTGAGATGGAGGAGGTGTCCAGGGAGGCTGGTTCGAGCAAAGTCGATGATATTTTAGAGCAGAGCGATGAATCGCGCAATAATCTAGTGCAAAAGGCTGCCAATTTGAAGAAAGATGTGGAAGAAATGAGACAGCAAGGCGCGCAGGAGAAGATCCAACAGGAGGACACGAAGCAAAGCcaagaggggaaaaaggaagatGAAAAGGGCATTGTTCGAGATGTGAATAAAGAAGATGTAAAATCAGATCAAGATAAAGAAGGTTTGAAAGATGAGGAAGAAATTGAGACCTCTTTAATCGAAGGAAATCAAGAGAAAGATGAAAGTGAAAAAG GCAGGTTAGACGCACACGAGACGACAGAATCTGAAAATTCTGCATTGGATTCTCAGAAGCAGCATGAACAGGAAAGCAAGTTCGTTTCCAAATCCGATGGAATATCATCAGAAGGAAAATCTGGCGAGAATCTCGATAAAGAAACTCATAGTGAGAAAACGGATGTATCTGAACGCACTTTGGAAAAAGATCACGAAGAATCCGACAAGACGAGCAAATCTGAGAGTCCAGTCAGTCAAAAGGATGTACGAAAGGAGACCACGCCGAGAACAGCTGTGGAAGATGTTTTGCCGtcggaagaggaagagaaaaagtcAACATCGGAGGAAGTCAGAAGTAAATCTAAAATCAAATCTGGAACTGTAAAGAGGAGACCATCATTCGACGACAGAAAATCGAAATCCTCGTCTTCGAAATCGGACGAAAGTCCTAAAAAGAGTGGAGGAACCCATAGAAGGAAAGAGTTCGCGAAAAAACGCGAATCATCCGCTAAAAGAGTTTCCAtgaaaattacagaaaaaatggacaaagaagttgaaaaagaaacgtcAGAGATGGAGGAAAAAACCGAAGAAACGGACGTACAAACGAAAGAAACGTCGAGTAAGACGTCAAGCAAAGAATCGCCAGATCGAAAGGGACAAACTCGTAGAAAATCGGTCGAGTTTTCATCGTCCAAAGACTCTGCGTTAATGGAGGATTCTGAGGATAAATCGTTAAGTACGGACACGTCAACTgccgtgaaaagaaaaatgactgACGAGGAAGAAACCGTTCGAGACTTATCTCCGACGAAATCTAATTTGGAAGTTgagaaggaagaggatgaAACTAAAAAAGTGAAGAAACATCCTGGCCAGAGCGATCTGGCGACAG ACAGGAGCGCCATAGTTGCGGTGATCGAGAGTCCGGAATGGGATGAAGAGGACGAAGAGGAAATCGACAAAGAGATCAGGAATGCTATCGGTGAAGACGAGGAGCACGAGACGGAACCTGACGACAATGAAATGGGTGTCATGAGGGTGCTGCCAAGTACGAGTGAGGAAGAGACATCTCGAATTGGCCACGAAGTTTGCAGAACTTCGGCGACTGACTCGTTACCTCAA GTACCTACGCGAACTCGTCTGACACGAGTTCAAAGTCCTCAGGAAAGTCGAAGCAATCGATTGCAGGGGAAACAACGTCGCGACAGCGGTGGCAGAGATAGTGGGATAGAGCCTAGTCCTCGAGTATCAAGGATACCAAGAAGAAGGATTATGAAATGCTGCCCGAATACCGATAAGCAACAAACTCTTAACATGGACACCATAACCAGGGATGTACAGATCACTCTACGACGATATCATCTAGAaaggaagatattttttcaattaatggaATTGAAAAGATTGCAAATACGCCATGGCAGAGCTAACGAACAAGTTTTGATTAAAAGACAA gtGGATGCCTTCCATAAAGCGGGAATGTCTGGTCCAACGCTTGGCGTGGCGAAATACGATCAACCTTTAACATTCAg ACATTTTGAGGCTTTCTTGTACGATCAACTCAGGAAGCTTCAGAAAAGGCCAGCAACCCCAGATTTCTGCACGGAAGCGAAACAATGCACTCAAAAAACTCATCGCTGTCATCACGCTACAAGCGCTTACACCTCCTTCCCTGTGTACACATATC TAGGTGGAGGCGGCCAAGAACAAACGGATCTTCTTCCGAAGATAGAGAGTCGTGGAAAGGGACAGATGACg GTGGAGGTAACGCATGGAGAGGAAAAACAGATAATAGCTCTTCCAGCTGAAAGACTGGATCgttccaaaaaatattatgtaacgtTTACTGTCAGAGGGGAGGCACAACAGGAAACCGAAAAGCCTAAATCATCGGTTGGTGTCCGAAGGAATGCCAAAAGTGTTTAG
- the LOC409678 gene encoding ankycorbin isoform X1 — protein sequence MDTKTPPIPLKVQEKPKPKHQESVADVSLPPLTPYRNHRQKQKIPGTQWSHNVPSGIRYQDHQKKRPYRVLQIGATPLMHACQQGDRARVLRLLKEQEETIGYRDRTLRSALHYCMDAGTGGAVAAAAPELVNAPDAEGHTPLHLAVIAGDTQLVAVLLANGADVNAKDLEGHSVLHWATVCGEAECVRLVLAAGAHPSTPDLRGGSPLHYAAQCCGAAATAELAVPKKVGLKVLQTLLEFGADVNAKDEDGRQPILWAASAGSVEAVLALARAGGSAAAGAADKDGLTALHCAASRGHARCVEALVNLCGAHPDHVDDNGCSALHYAATLGHADATALILKLGADPNRQDRKGRTPALCAAAKGQLETLKILAQHGGSLYARTVRGTGVAHEAVASGRIELIKWLAKKRPSTLDVATHDGKTPLHVAALHGHLDVCKVLLDNGARINALLRTSKGNLMTALDTALYRGHRDCAKLIQMHGGTTAQKLRMQKTVPNKVFAQKLRMRHMDSSTDTESSPRRRSRSYKLPELYYEEQWIEKRTRRRGNLRKLTRQDSRSFSEEEVRSSKKDHQRRTRSESARYEEEDTDRKLRRKRSKKRSTKSRHDSSESSIESEDNSKKKFDSRKEESKLDKSNGTESRENLKGDEDDESVSDDSLEVVVVRKSLEKKCEKVISGRRSKTPRESSKEMKLTKTHRSTRRRLKSNRSRASDNGESTTDRMHSFEKEQKSKEATVHSRQTPRTSIDEDKENNRENVIECRYRRDVTDSTSQETVERVVVTAMVHKDQGPDTPKSVVETSKEVTFDDRLRTEVIEMEEVSREAGSSKVDDILEQSDESRNNLVQKAANLKKDVEEMRQQGAQEKIQQEDTKQSQEGKKEDEKGIVRDVNKEDVKSDQDKEGLKDEEEIETSLIEGNQEKDESEKGRLDAHETTESENSALDSQKQHEQESKFVSKSDGISSEGKSGENLDKETHSEKTDVSERTLEKDHEESDKTSKSESPVSQKDVRKETTPRTAVEDVLPSEEEEKKSTSEEVRSKSKIKSGTVKRRPSFDDRKSKSSSSKSDESPKKSGGTHRRKEFAKKRESSAKRVSMKITEKMDKEVEKETSEMEEKTEETDVQTKETSSKTSSKESPDRKGQTRRKSVEFSSSKDSALMEDSEDKSLSTDTSTAVKRKMTDEEETVRDLSPTKSNLEVEKEEDETKKVKKHPGQSDLATEEESFRYIDESSSSSPKSSHTRRSRPSTGKIKKTGRSTVKKCLFESSEERSPDRSAIVAVIESPEWDEEDEEEIDKEIRNAIGEDEEHETEPDDNEMGVMRVLPSTSEEETSRIGHEVCRTSATDSLPQVPTRTRLTRVQSPQESRSNRLQGKQRRDSGGRDSGIEPSPRVSRIPRRRIMKCCPNTDKQQTLNMDTITRDVQITLRRYHLERKIFFQLMELKRLQIRHGRANEQVLIKRQVDAFHKAGMSGPTLGVAKYDQPLTFRHFEAFLYDQLRKLQKRPATPDFCTEAKQCTQKTHRCHHATSAYTSFPVYTYLGGGGQEQTDLLPKIESRGKGQMTVEVTHGEEKQIIALPAERLDRSKKYYVTFTVRGEAQQETEKPKSSVGVRRNAKSV from the exons ATGGACACTAAGACTCCACCGATCCCGTTGAAGGTCCAGGAGAAGCCAAAACCGAAGCACCAAGAAAGTGTGGCCGATGTGTCCTTGCCCCCGCTGACACCGTACAGGAATCATCGTCAGAAACAAAAAATCCCTGGAACACAATGGTCGCATAATGTACCAAGTGGTATACGTTATCAGGATCATCAGAAAAAAAGGCCTTACAG AGTGCTTCAAATTGGCGCGACGCCTTTGATGCACGCTTGCCAACAGGGTGACAGAGCAAGAGTTTTGAGATTATTGAAAGAGCAAGAGGAGACTATTGGCTATAGAGATCGCACTCTAAGGAGCGCTTTACATTATTGCATGGATGCTGGAACCGGAGGTGCCGTCGCTGCGGCGGCACCGGAACTGGTGAATGCACCAGACGCAGAAGGACACACGCCTCTTCATCTGGCTGTCATCGCGGGTGACACTCAATTAGTGGCTGTCCTATTGGCGAATGGTGCTGATGTAAATGCCAAGGATCTGGAGGGACACAGTGTTCTTCATTGGGCTACCG TGTGTGGGGAAGCAGAATGTGTTCGTCTGGTATTAGCAGCGGGTGCTCATCCATCGACACCCGATCTACGCGGAGGATCTCCTCTTCATTATGCCGCTCAATGTTGCGGTGCAGCTGCAACTGCTGAGCTTGCTGTACCTAAGAAAGTTGGTTTAAAAGTTCTTCAGACTCTCTTGGAATTCGGTGCCGATGTAAACGCGAAAGACGAGGATGGAAGGCAGCCAATTCTATGGGCAGCAAGTGCTGGAAGTGTGGAAGCTGTGTTGGCATTGGCTAG agCCGGTGGTTCAGCTGCCGCAGGAGCTGCAGACAAAGATGGTCTGACAGCTCTTCATTGCGCTGCTTCAAGAGGTCATGCCAGATGTGTCGAGGCGTTAGTTAATCTCTGTGGTGCTCATCCTGATCACGTAGACGATAATGGATGTTCGGCTCTACATTATGCTGCCACTCTTGGCCACGCTGATGCTAcagcattaattttaaagctaGGAGCTGATCCAAATCGTCAAGATCGAAAGGGTAGAAc accAGCACTTTGCGCAGCAGCCAAGGGCCAATTGGAGACTCTGAAGATACTTGCTCAACACGGCGGCTCTCTTTACGCGAGGACGGTACGTGGTACTGGTGTTGCCCACGAAGCTGTCGCTTCCGGTAGAATCGAGTTGATCAAGTGGTTGGCGAAAAAACGTCCAAGCACTTTGGACGTGGCCACACACGATGGCAAAACACCGTTGCACGTGGCAGCTCTCCATGGACATTTGGACGTGTGTAAGGTCCTTCTGGACAATGGAGCGCGAATCAATGCCCTGCTTCGAACAAGCAAAGGCAATTTGATGACAGCCCTGGATACGGCACTTTACAGAGGGCACAGGGACTGCGCGAAATTGATCCAAATGCACGGTGGTACCACGGCACAGAAATTGAGGATGCAGAAAACTGTACCGAATAAAG tGTTTGCACAGAAATTACGAATGAGGCATATGGATAGCAGTACCGATACAGAAAGCAGTCCTCGTAGGCGAAGTCGTAGCTATAAACTTCCGGAATTATACTACGAGGAGCAATGGATTGAGAAGAGAACACGACGAAGAGGAAATTTGAGGAAATTGACACGTCAGGATAGCCGGAGTTTCAGCGAAGAGGAAGTTCGATCCTCGAAAAAAGATCATCAAAGAAGAACTCGTAGCGAATCAGCACG gtacgaggaggaggatactGATCGaaaattgagaagaaaaagaagtaagAAACGATCAACAAAGTCCAGACACGATTCGAGCGAATCTTCTATAGAATCGGAGGacaattcgaaaaagaaatttgattctCGAAAGGAAGAGAGTAAACTGGATAAGAGTAACGGAACGGAGAGCcgagaaaatttgaaagggGACGAGGATGACGAAAGTGTGAGTGACGACAGCCTagaggtggtggtggtacGAAAATCTTTGGAGAAGAAATGCGAGAAGGTGATATCTGGAAGGAGATCAAAGACGCCGAGGGAAAGTTCGAAAGAGATGAAATTGACGAAGACTCACAGAAGTACCAGAAGAAGATTGAAATCCAACAGGTCAAGAGCATCTGACAACGGTGAGAGTACAACGGACAGAATGcattcgttcgaaaaagaGCAAAAATCGAAAGAGGCCACGGTTCACAGCCGACAAACTCCTAGAACATCGATAGATGAAGATAAAGAGAATAATAGGGAGAATGTTATTGAATGTCGATATCGGAGGGACGTAACCGATAGCACTAGCCAAGAAACGGTTGAACGTGTCGTCGTGACAGCGATGGTCCACAAAGATCAAGGTCCAGACACGCCAAAATCCGTGGTCGAAACGTCGAAGGAAGTCACGTTTGACGATAGATTAAGAACAGAGGTGATTGAGATGGAGGAGGTGTCCAGGGAGGCTGGTTCGAGCAAAGTCGATGATATTTTAGAGCAGAGCGATGAATCGCGCAATAATCTAGTGCAAAAGGCTGCCAATTTGAAGAAAGATGTGGAAGAAATGAGACAGCAAGGCGCGCAGGAGAAGATCCAACAGGAGGACACGAAGCAAAGCcaagaggggaaaaaggaagatGAAAAGGGCATTGTTCGAGATGTGAATAAAGAAGATGTAAAATCAGATCAAGATAAAGAAGGTTTGAAAGATGAGGAAGAAATTGAGACCTCTTTAATCGAAGGAAATCAAGAGAAAGATGAAAGTGAAAAAG GCAGGTTAGACGCACACGAGACGACAGAATCTGAAAATTCTGCATTGGATTCTCAGAAGCAGCATGAACAGGAAAGCAAGTTCGTTTCCAAATCCGATGGAATATCATCAGAAGGAAAATCTGGCGAGAATCTCGATAAAGAAACTCATAGTGAGAAAACGGATGTATCTGAACGCACTTTGGAAAAAGATCACGAAGAATCCGACAAGACGAGCAAATCTGAGAGTCCAGTCAGTCAAAAGGATGTACGAAAGGAGACCACGCCGAGAACAGCTGTGGAAGATGTTTTGCCGtcggaagaggaagagaaaaagtcAACATCGGAGGAAGTCAGAAGTAAATCTAAAATCAAATCTGGAACTGTAAAGAGGAGACCATCATTCGACGACAGAAAATCGAAATCCTCGTCTTCGAAATCGGACGAAAGTCCTAAAAAGAGTGGAGGAACCCATAGAAGGAAAGAGTTCGCGAAAAAACGCGAATCATCCGCTAAAAGAGTTTCCAtgaaaattacagaaaaaatggacaaagaagttgaaaaagaaacgtcAGAGATGGAGGAAAAAACCGAAGAAACGGACGTACAAACGAAAGAAACGTCGAGTAAGACGTCAAGCAAAGAATCGCCAGATCGAAAGGGACAAACTCGTAGAAAATCGGTCGAGTTTTCATCGTCCAAAGACTCTGCGTTAATGGAGGATTCTGAGGATAAATCGTTAAGTACGGACACGTCAACTgccgtgaaaagaaaaatgactgACGAGGAAGAAACCGTTCGAGACTTATCTCCGACGAAATCTAATTTGGAAGTTgagaaggaagaggatgaAACTAAAAAAGTGAAGAAACATCCTGGCCAGAGCGATCTGGCGACAG AAGAGGAGAGCTTTCGATATATCGATGAAAGTTCCTCGAGCTCTCCGAAATCGTCGCATACCAGACGCTCGAGACCGTCGAcgggaaaaattaagaaaactggGCGATCGACGgtgaaaaaatgtttgttcGAAAGTTCAGAAGAGCGTTCTCCAGACAGGAGCGCCATAGTTGCGGTGATCGAGAGTCCGGAATGGGATGAAGAGGACGAAGAGGAAATCGACAAAGAGATCAGGAATGCTATCGGTGAAGACGAGGAGCACGAGACGGAACCTGACGACAATGAAATGGGTGTCATGAGGGTGCTGCCAAGTACGAGTGAGGAAGAGACATCTCGAATTGGCCACGAAGTTTGCAGAACTTCGGCGACTGACTCGTTACCTCAA GTACCTACGCGAACTCGTCTGACACGAGTTCAAAGTCCTCAGGAAAGTCGAAGCAATCGATTGCAGGGGAAACAACGTCGCGACAGCGGTGGCAGAGATAGTGGGATAGAGCCTAGTCCTCGAGTATCAAGGATACCAAGAAGAAGGATTATGAAATGCTGCCCGAATACCGATAAGCAACAAACTCTTAACATGGACACCATAACCAGGGATGTACAGATCACTCTACGACGATATCATCTAGAaaggaagatattttttcaattaatggaATTGAAAAGATTGCAAATACGCCATGGCAGAGCTAACGAACAAGTTTTGATTAAAAGACAA gtGGATGCCTTCCATAAAGCGGGAATGTCTGGTCCAACGCTTGGCGTGGCGAAATACGATCAACCTTTAACATTCAg ACATTTTGAGGCTTTCTTGTACGATCAACTCAGGAAGCTTCAGAAAAGGCCAGCAACCCCAGATTTCTGCACGGAAGCGAAACAATGCACTCAAAAAACTCATCGCTGTCATCACGCTACAAGCGCTTACACCTCCTTCCCTGTGTACACATATC TAGGTGGAGGCGGCCAAGAACAAACGGATCTTCTTCCGAAGATAGAGAGTCGTGGAAAGGGACAGATGACg GTGGAGGTAACGCATGGAGAGGAAAAACAGATAATAGCTCTTCCAGCTGAAAGACTGGATCgttccaaaaaatattatgtaacgtTTACTGTCAGAGGGGAGGCACAACAGGAAACCGAAAAGCCTAAATCATCGGTTGGTGTCCGAAGGAATGCCAAAAGTGTTTAG